One genomic region from Pyxicephalus adspersus chromosome 1, UCB_Pads_2.0, whole genome shotgun sequence encodes:
- the PRDX4 gene encoding peroxiredoxin-4 isoform X1, with the protein MKSWRHCPVLPLAVFAVLFHTAAVTCHAAEEKEQPRPNRAQQDGECHYYAGGQVYPGEATRVPVSDHSLHLSKAKISKPAPYWEGTAVINGEFKELKLTDYKGKYLVFFFYPLDFTFVCPTEIIAFGDRIEEFRSINTEVVACSVDSQFTHLAWINTPRKQGGLGPMKIPLLSDLTHQISKDYGVYLEDQGHTLRGLFIIDDKGILRQITMNDLPVGRSVDETLRLVQAFQYTDKHGEVCPAGWKPGSETIIPDPAGKLKYFDKQH; encoded by the exons ATGAAGTCTTGGAGACATTGTCCCGTTCTCCCGCTCGCTGTCTTTGCGGTGCTTTTCCATACAGCCGCTGTCACATGTCATGCCGCTGAAGAGAAGGAGCAGCCCCGGCCTAACCGAGCTCAACAGGACGGAGAATGCCACTACTACGCGGGGGGTCAGGTGTACCCCGGGGAAGCCACGCGTGTGCCCGTGTCCGACCACTCCCTGCATCTGAGCAAGGCGAAAA tttcCAAGCCTGCTCCATACTGGGAAGGAACAGCAGTGATAAATGGTGAATTTAAAGAATTGAAGCTTACAGATTACAAGGGAAAAtacttggttttctttttctatcctCTGGACTT tacatTTGTATGTCCAACAGAAATTATTGCTTTTGGCGACCGCATAGAAGAATTTAGATCAATAAATACTGAAGTTGTTGCTTGTTCAGTGGACTCTCAATTCACACACTTGGCATG gatAAATACACCACGAAAACAAGGGGGGCTTGGTCCAATGAAAATACCTCTACTTTCTGACTTAACTCATCAGATCTCAAAGGATTATGGTGTATACCTGGAGGACCAAGGTCACACTCTAAG AGGCCTTTTCATAATAGATGACAAGGGAATCCTTCGACAGATTACCATGAATGATCTCCCTGTTGGGCGATCTGTAGATGAGACCCTTCGTCTCGTACAAGCATTCCAGTATACCGACAAACATGGGGAAG TATGCCCTGCTGGTTGGAAACCTGGTAGTGAAACA atAATTCCTGACCCAGCTGGAAAATTGAAGTATTTTGATAAACAACACTGA
- the PRDX4 gene encoding peroxiredoxin-4 isoform X2, with amino-acid sequence MKSWRHCPVLPLAVFAVLFHTAAVTCHAAEEKEQPRPNRAQQDGECHYYAGGQVYPGEATRVPVSDHSLHLSKAKISKPAPYWEGTAVINGEFKELKLTDYKGKYLVFFFYPLDFTFVCPTEIIAFGDRIEEFRSINTEVVACSVDSQFTHLAWINTPRKQGGLGPMKIPLLSDLTHQISKDYGVYLEDQGHTLRGLFIIDDKGILRQITMNDLPVGRSVDETLRLVQAFQYTDKHGEVCPAGWKPGSETIRPEDAMKAWWPKQEL; translated from the exons ATGAAGTCTTGGAGACATTGTCCCGTTCTCCCGCTCGCTGTCTTTGCGGTGCTTTTCCATACAGCCGCTGTCACATGTCATGCCGCTGAAGAGAAGGAGCAGCCCCGGCCTAACCGAGCTCAACAGGACGGAGAATGCCACTACTACGCGGGGGGTCAGGTGTACCCCGGGGAAGCCACGCGTGTGCCCGTGTCCGACCACTCCCTGCATCTGAGCAAGGCGAAAA tttcCAAGCCTGCTCCATACTGGGAAGGAACAGCAGTGATAAATGGTGAATTTAAAGAATTGAAGCTTACAGATTACAAGGGAAAAtacttggttttctttttctatcctCTGGACTT tacatTTGTATGTCCAACAGAAATTATTGCTTTTGGCGACCGCATAGAAGAATTTAGATCAATAAATACTGAAGTTGTTGCTTGTTCAGTGGACTCTCAATTCACACACTTGGCATG gatAAATACACCACGAAAACAAGGGGGGCTTGGTCCAATGAAAATACCTCTACTTTCTGACTTAACTCATCAGATCTCAAAGGATTATGGTGTATACCTGGAGGACCAAGGTCACACTCTAAG AGGCCTTTTCATAATAGATGACAAGGGAATCCTTCGACAGATTACCATGAATGATCTCCCTGTTGGGCGATCTGTAGATGAGACCCTTCGTCTCGTACAAGCATTCCAGTATACCGACAAACATGGGGAAG TATGCCCTGCTGGTTGGAAACCTGGTAGTGAAACA ATCAGGCCTGAAGATGCTATGAAAGCTTGGTGGCCAAAACAGGAGTT atAA
- the KLHL15 gene encoding kelch-like protein 15: protein MAGDVEGYTSSIHDSSVSAGFRALYEEGLLVDVTLVIEDHQFQAHKALLATQSDYFRIMFTADMRERDQDKIYLKGLTATGFSHVLQFMYYGTIDLSMATVHEILQAAMYVQLTEVVKFCCSFLMAKICLDNCAEIMRLLDDFSVDVEGVREKLDTFLLENFVPLMARPDFLSYLSFEKLKSYLDNDRLSRFPEIELYEAVQAWLRHDRRRWRHTDSIIQNIRFCLMTPSHICEKVKTSEFYRYSRQLRQEVDLALNYFHNVSEQPLMDMKSNHIRSAKPQTAVFRGMIGHSMVNSKILLLHKPRVWWELEGPLVPLRPDCLAIVNNFVFLLGGEELGPDGEFHASSKVFRYDPRQNSWVRMTDMSVPRSEFAVGVIGRYIYAVAGRTRDETFYSTERYDIVENKWEFVDPYPVNKYGHEGTVLNNKLFITGGITSSSTSKQVCVFDPSKEGTVEQRTRRTQVHTNCWENKCKMNYARCFHKMISYNGKLYVFGGVCVILRASFESQGCPSTEVYDPETDQWTILASMPIGRSGHGVAVLDKQIMVLGGLCYNGHYSDSILTFDPEENKWKEDEYPRMPCKLDGLQVCSLHFPEYVLEHVKRCT from the exons ATGGCTGGGGACGTGGAAGGGTATACTTCTTCAATCCATGATAGCAGTGTCTCTGCTGGCTTCAGAGCACTATATGAAGAAGGTCTATTGGTGGACGTCACTCTAGTGATAGAAGATCACCAATTCCAAGCACACAAAGCTCTGCTGGCTACACAGAGTGACTATTTCCGCATTATGTTCACAGCAGACATGAGAGAACGTGACCAGGACAAAATCTACCTAAAGGGATTGACAGCCACAGGCTTCAGCCATGTCCTTCAGTTCATGTACTATGGGACCATTGACCTCAGCATGGCTACTGTTCATGAAATTTTACAGGCTGCTATGTATGTGCAGCTGACAGAAGTAGTAAAATTTTGCTGTTCTTTCCTCATGGCAAAAATATGTCTGGACAATTGTGCAGAGATCATGAGGCTTTTAGATGATTTCAGCGTGGATGTGGAAGGCGTAAGGGAGAAACTCGATACCTTTCTGCTGGAAAACTTTGTTCCCCTTATGGCTAGACCTGATTTTCTCTCCTACCTTAGTTTTGAAAAGCTCAAAAGCTACTTGGACAATGACCGTCTGAGTCGGTTTCCTGAAATTGAACTTTATGAAGCCGTTCAGGCCTGGTTACGACATGATAGGAGACGCTGGAGACACACAGATTCCATCATTCAGAACATCAGGTTTTGTTTGATGACCCCATCCCATATCTGTGAGAAG GTGAAAACTTCTGAGTTTTACAGATATTCCCGTCAGCTGAGGCAGGAAGTGGATTTGGCACTAAATTACTTTCACAATGTAAGCGAGCAGCCTTTGATGGATATGAAATCCAATCATATTCGTTCTGCTAAACCTCAGACAGCAGTATTCAGAGGCATGATTGGACACAGCATGGTCAACAGCAAAATTCTATTGCTCCACAAACCACGAGTGTGGTGGGAACTTGAAGGTCCTCTGGTACCTCTGCGACCTGACTGTCTTGCCATTGTTAACAACTTTGTCTTTTTGCTTGGTGGAGAGGAACTGGGGCCAGATGGAGAATTTCATGCTTCGTCTAAAGTTTTTAGGTATGACCCAAGACAAAACAGTTGGGTTCGGATGACTGATATGTCTGTACCTCGGTCAGAGTTTGCAGTTGGTGTTATTGGGCGATATATTTACGCTGTTGCTGGCAGGACGCGTGATGAAACCTTTTACTCTACAGAACGCTATGATATAGTAGAAAACAAATGGGAATTTGTGGATCCTTATCCAGTAAACAAGTATGGTCATGAGGGTACAGTTCTTAATAATAAGCTGTTCATCACTGGTGGAATTACATCGTCTTCAACTTCTAAGCAAGTCTGTGTTTTTGACCCTAGTAAAGAAGGAACTGTAGAGCAAAGAACCCGAAGAACACAAGTACACACTAACTGCtgggaaaacaaatgtaaaatgaactATGCCAGATGTTTTCACAAAATGATATCTTACAATGGAAAACTCTATGTATTTGGAGGTGTTTGTGTAATACTAAGGGCCTCTTTTGAATCACAGGGATGTCCTTCTACTGAAGTATATGATCCAGAAACAGATCAGTGGACCATTCTAGCATCTATGCCTATTGGAAGGAGTGGTCATGGTGTGGCTGTATTGGACAAACAAATAATGGTACTTGGAGGTCTATGTTACAATGGTCATTATAGTGACTCTATTTTAACATTTGATCCAGAAGAGAACAAATGGAAAGAAGATGAGTACCCCAGAATGCCTTGCAAATTGGATGGTCTGCAAGTATGCAGTTTGCATTTCCCAGAATATGTTTTAGAGCATGTGAAGCGTTGCACTTGA